From a single Glycine soja cultivar W05 chromosome 19, ASM419377v2, whole genome shotgun sequence genomic region:
- the LOC114399413 gene encoding alkane hydroxylase MAH1-like: MAVLSSGEFLGAFLVFVVIHYWRLNRHTPIAKWPILGMLPGVFLNMPTIFDYITSVLKREGGTFMFEGPCLSNMNIMFTSDPMNVQHITSTKFQNYGKGNDFREIFEILGDGIFRSDSQLWNYNRTILHSVFRKASFQLFVHQTIMNKIESCLLPFLDRGWKEGMEVDLQDVFQRLTFDNICSIVLGFDPNCLSMEFPEVACEKAFTEAEDALLYRHFRPKCLWKLMKWLHVGKEKKLEESQKIVDQMLYTEIRSKCKVQGESNNSSTPVDESQFSLLNVLINEVGKGKADDNFLRDTAINLLAAGRDTISSGLSWFFWLVATHPSVESKILEEIRKNLPAREGNWKNLGVESISRLTYLHAAISEALRLYPPIPIEHKCALKSDMLPSGHWINSNTMILYSLYTMGRAEEIWGEDCLKFIPERWISKQGGIIHIPSYKFIAFNAGPRSCLGKDISYTEMKMVAVSILSNYHVHLVEGQIISPRVSIVLHMKHGLKVRVTKRSFCDLGI, translated from the coding sequence ATGGCAGTTCTTAGTTCTGGAGAATTCCTTGGGGCATTTCTTGTTTTCGTTGTAATCCACTACTGGAGGCTCAACAGACACACCCCAATTGCTAAGTGGCCCATTCTTGGCATGTTACCTGGTGTATTCCTCAACATGCCCACCATCTTTGATTATATAACTTCTGTTTTGAAACGTGAAGGAGGCACTTTCATGTTTGAAGGACCATGCCTATCAAACATGAACATAATGTTTACCAGCGACCCAATGAATGTGCAACACATCACcagcacaaaatttcaaaactatGGGAAAGGGAATGATTTTAGAGAGATTTTTGAAATTCTGGGAGATGGGATTTTCAGGTCCGATTCCCAGTTATGGAATTATAACAGAACTATACTTCATTCAGTTTTTAGGAAGGCAAGTTTTCAGTTGTTTGTTCACCAAACAATCATGAACAAGATTGAGAGTTGTCTACTTCCATTTCTTGATCGTGGATGGAAAGAAGGAATGGAAGTGGACCTGCAAGATGTATTCCAAAGGTTAACCTTTGACAACATCTGTTCCATTGTTTTAGGATTTGATCCGAATTGCCTTTCCATGGAATTCCCAGAAGTTGCATGTGAGAAAGCCTTCACTGAAGCTGAGGATGCTCTGCTCTACCGACATTTCAGGCCAAAATGTTTATGGAAGCTGATGAAATGGCTTCATGTTGGAAAAGAGAAGAAGCTGGAAGAAAGCCAGAAAATTGTTGACCAAATGTTGTATACAGAAATCAGATCCAAGTGCAAAGTGCAAGGCGAAAGCAATAACAGTAGCACCCCGGTAGATGAGTCACAGTTTAGCTTGCTAAATGTTCTAATAAATGAAGTAGGAAAGGGAAAAGCAGATGACAACTTTCTGAGAGACACAGCAATAAATCTCCTTGCAGCTGGGAGAGACACCATTAGTTCAGGTCTCAGTTGGTTTTTCTGGCTGGTGGCAACACACCCATCTGTAGAATCTAAGATTCTTGAAGAGATCCGAAAAAATTTACCAGCAAGAGAAGGTAATTGGAAGAATTTAGGCGTGGAATCGATTAGCAGGTTAACTTACCTCCATGCAGCAATAAGTGAAGCATTAAGGCTTTATCCTCCAATACCAATTGAGCACAAGTGTGCCTTAAAATCTGATATGCTTCCTAGTGGTCATTGGATAAATTCAAATACCATGATACTATATTCTCTATACACCATGGGAAGAGCAGAGGAAATATGGGGAGAAGATTGCTTGAAGTTTATACCAGAGAGGTGGATTTCTAAGCAAGGAGGGATTATTCACATACCCTCTTACAAGTTCATTGCATTCAACGCAGGACCAAGAAGTTGTTTGGGTAAGGACATAAGCTACACTGAGATGAAGATGGTTGCTGTTTCTATATTATCGAATTATCATGTCCACTTGGTGGAAGGCCAAATAATATCCCCAAGAGTTTCCATTGTCCTTCATATGAAACATGGCTTGAAGGTTAGAGTAACAAAAAGAAGCTTCTGTGACTTAGGGATCTAA